A window of Nocardia arthritidis genomic DNA:
GTCGCCGGTGTTCGCCCGCCAGCTGCGGCGCTGCGCCGACGCGCTGGCCCCGCACCTCGACTGCGATGTGGTCGAGGTGCTACGGCGTGGTGACGCAGCGGATTTCGAGCGGGTGGAGATCATCCAGCCGGTGCTGTTCGCGGTGATGGTGAGCCTGGCCCGGCTGTGGCAGGCATACGGTGTGGAACCCGATGCGGTGGTTGGTCATTCGCAGGGTGAGATCGCCGCCGCGCATATCGCGGGCGCGCTGTCGCTCGCGGATGCGGCGTACATCAGCGCGGTCCGGGTCCGGCTGCTACAGGATCTGGCCGGGACGGGGACGATGGCCTCGGTGCCGCTGCCCGCCGACCGGGTCGCGCAGCGGCTGGCCGAATACCCCGATATCTACGTGGCCTGCGTGAACAGCCCGTTCCAGACGGTCGTCTCCGGTGGTATGGCCGTGGTTCGCGAGGTGGTCGCGCGCTGGCAGGACGAGGGGGTCGAGGCGAAAACCATTCCGGTGGACTACGCCTCGCACTGCCCGCACATCGACGCGATGCGCGATGAACTGCTGGCCGCGCTGCGGGATGTGACGCCGAAGGCAGCGGATATCGCCTTCTATTCCACCGTCGAAGCCGGGGTTGTCGACACCACCCGGTTGACGGCCGAGTACTGGTGCCGGAATATGCGCGAGCCGGTGCGGCTGGCCGAAACCGCCCGGGCCCTGATCGCGGCGGGGCACGACACGTTCATCGAGGCGAGCCCGCATCCGATCCTGACCGTCGCGCTCGAACAGACCTCGGGCACAACGGATATCGATGCGACCGTGCTGCCGACGCTGCACCGGGAACAGGGCGGGGTAGCGGACCTCTACGGGGCGCTCGGCCAGGCTCATCTGGCGGGACGGAGCGTCGACTGGGCGGCGGTGCGCGCCGATACGGCAGGGCGCGGCGGGATCGTCTTCGTCTTCCCCGGCCAGGGTTCCCAGTGGGTCGGCATGGGGCGGGCGCTGCTCGATTCGTCGCCGGTGTTCGCACATCATCTGCGGGCCTGCGCCGACGCGCTGGCCGCACATGTCGACTTCGACGTCGTCGAGGTGTTGCGGCGGGGCGACGCCGCGGATTTCGGGCATGCCGAGACGATTCAGCCGATCCTGTTCGCGGTGATGGTGAGCCTGGCCCGGCTGTGGCAGGCATACGGCGTGGAACCCGATGCGGTGGTTGGTCATTCGCAGGGTGAGATCGCCGCCGCGCATATCGCGGGTGCGCTGTCGCTGGCCGATGCCGCGTACATCTGTGTCGCGCGGGCCACGACGATGGAGCCGCTGTCCGGAACCGGGACGATGGCCTCGGTGCCGCTACCGGTCGAGCGGACCGAACCGTGGCTGGCCGATTATCCGGACCTGTACGTCGCGGGGGCGAACAGTCCGGTGCAGACGATCGTGTCCGGCGGCCGAGCGGCGATCGCGGCACTGATCGCGCGCCTGCGGGAGGCGGGCATAACCGCGAAACCCATTGCGATGGACTATGCCTCGCACAGCCCGCACGTCGACGTGGTGCGCGAGGACCTGCTGACCGCCCTGCGGGACGTGACGCCGGAACCGTCGGATATCGCCTGCTATTCGTCGGTGCGCGGTGCGGTCATCGATACGCGCGAGCTCACCGCCGAGTACTGGTGGCAGAACCTGCGGGAGCCGGTGCGCTGGGATGCGACGGTGCGCGCGCTGATCGCGGCGGGGCATCGGGTATTCGTCGAGGTGAGCCCGCATCCGATCCTGACCGTCGCGGTCGAGCAGATCGCCGAGACGGTGCCGGACGCCGAGATCGCCGCGCTGGCCACCGTGCGGCGGGGCCGCGACGGGCTCGACGAATTCACCGCGAGTATCGACCAGGTGCTGGGTGGCACCGACCGGACACTCGGTGTGCCGCGAATTGCTTTGCCCACCTATCCATTTCAGCGCGAACGCTTCTGGCTCACCGGGCAGCACCGGCGGCGGCGCGGACATCCGGTGCTCGATACCAGGACCGATCTGGCCGGGCGGGACGAGATCGTCTTCGGCGGCACCCTCGGTCTGGACACCCACCCCTGGCTCACCGACCACGTCGTCGAAGGCATGGTGCTGTTGCCCGGCACCCTGTTCCTGACCGCGGCGGCGCATGCGGCCCAGGCCATCGGTTACCGCGTCGTCGACGAATTGACCTTGCAGACACCGGCTTTCGTGCCGGAGCAAGGCGGGCTCGAACTGCAACTGGTGGTCGGTGCGCCCGACGCCGACGGGCGACGGCAGCTCACCGTGCATTCGCGGCGTTCCGCACGGGCCGACGCCTCCTGGCAGGCGCACGCGACGGGCGCGCTCGCGCCGGGTGAACCCGTCGCGGTCGAGCGGATCACTTGGCCGCCCGCCGGCGAACCGGTGACCGCCGACGAAATCTACGACCGGCTAACGGATCTCGGCTATGAGTACGGCCCGGCCTTCCAAGGCATACAGGCCGCGTGGCGCGTGAACGATTCGATCTATCTATCGCTTTCGCTGCCGGAAAATATCGAAACCCGAGGCTACGATGTACATCCGGCGCTGCTCGACGCCGCACTGCAAATGGCGGCCCTCGACGGCGCCACCGCCGCCGGGCGGGTGGTGCTGCCCTTCGCCTGGCACGGTGTGCGAGTCGGTGAGGCGCCATCGTCCACGCTGCGCGCCCGATTGACCTTCACGAGCGACCAAACGATGTCGGCGGTGCTCTGGGACGAGGAGGGCAATCCGGTTGTCACCGCCGACAAGCTGACATTGCGACCGCTGCCCGCCGCGGCCGCCGACGCGAGCGAAGTGGTGCGCCAATGTCTGTTCCGGGTCGGCTGGGAGCCACTAGCCGCATCGGGAATCCCGTTGCGGCAGACGGACACATGGGCGGTACTCGGCGACCCGGCCGCGCTCGCACCTGATCTGGACGGCATTCGCGTCGCCACGGACCTGGCCCAGCTGGCCGAATCGGTGCCGCAGGTGATATTCGTACCGCTGATTGCCGCCGGGATTGATCCGGCCGCAACGATTCCGGCCGCGGTCAGCGCCGCGGTGCACGCGGTGCTCGGCCTGGTGCAGGCATGGCTTGCTGATCGGCGGTTCGCCCGGAGCAGGCTCGTTTTCGTGACGCGAGCCGCGGTCGGCACCGAAACCGATACCGGTCCAATGGATCTGGTCAACGCGCCGATCTGGGGTCTGCTGCGGTCGGCTCAGTCGGAACATCCCGATCGGTTCGTCCTGCTCGATGTGGACGACACCGCGAGTGCGGATCTGATTGCCCGCGCGCTCGGCAGTGGCGAACCCGAGCTTGCGCTGCGCGAAAACCGGTTGCTGGCACCGCGATTGACTCGATACCAGCCGACGGCGCCGGCCGTCCCGTTCGACGCGGAAAGCCGCGTGCTGATCACCGGCGGGCTCGGGGCGATCGGCACACTGGTGGCGAAGCATCTGGTGCGCAGGCATGGCGTGCGCAGGATGATCCTGGTCGGGCGGGGCGGTTCGGACAGCCCGCACGCCGCCGCGGTGGTAGCGGAATTGGCCGGACTCGGCGCGACGGCCGAGGTGCATGCCTGCGACGCGGCCGACCGCGACGCGTTGGCCGCGCTGCTTGCCGAGGTGTGCGCGGACGGACCGCTGGACGCCGTGGTGCATGCGGCCGGTGTGCTGCGCGATGCCACGGTGCAGCTGATGACGCCGGAGCAGGTGGATATCGCGTTGCGCCCCAAGGTGGCGGCGGCGTGGAATCTGCACGAGCTCACGAAAGAGCTTCCGCTGCGGGCCTTCCTGGTGTTCTCGTCGATCGCGGCCACGCTGGGCAATGCCGGTCAGGCGAATTACGCGGCGGGCAACGCATTCCTCGACGCCATCGCCCAGCAGCGCACCCGGCTGGGTTTGCCTGGGAAATCGTGTATTTGGGGGCTGTGGTCGCTGCCGGACGGCATGGCCGCCGGGCTCGGCGATGTCGATCTGCGCAGGCTGGCCAGGGCGGGCGTGCTGCCCATCACCGCCGACGACGGGATGGAACTGTTCGACGCGGTGGCGGGCGCCGACCTTCCGGCCGTCGTCGCGGCGCGGTTCGATACGCAGGCGCTGCGCGGGCTGCGCGCGGTGCGACCGCTGTTGTCGGGGTTGATCCGCAGGCCCGCGCGCCGGGCGGCCGCGGATACGCCCGACGACAGCTCGGCGTGGGTGCGGCGGATGCGTGCGCTGCCCGCCGCCGAGCGCGCGGCCGCCGCGCTTCGTTCGGTGCTCGCCGAGGTGGGTGTGGTGGCGGGCGGCGGCTCGGTCGATGCCGGAATGACGTTCCGGGACTTGGGATTCGGCTCGCTGATGGCGGTGGAACTGCGCAATCGGCTGGTCGCGGCGACCGGGCTGCGGCTGTCGTCGACCACGGTATTCGACCATCCGACGCCCATTCTGCTGAGCGAACACCTGGCCGCACTGGTCGGCGCCGCCGAGGCCGAGCCGGTGCGGGCGCCCGCGGCGGTCACCGCGCCGGAGCGGGATCCGATCGCGATCGTCGGGATGGCCTGCCGGTATCCGGGCGGTGTCGAATCACCGGAAAGGTTGTGGCAGTTGGCCGCCGACGGCGTCGACGCGATCGGCGCGTTCCCGGCCGATCGCGGCTGGGACCTCGCGGCGCTGTTCGATCGCGGGATCGGCACCAGCTACGCGCGGGAGGGCGGATTCGTCAGCGGCGTAGATCTTTTCGACGCGGCCTTCTTCGGCGTCTCCCCGCGCGAGGCCGCGGCGATGGATCCGCAGCAGCGGCTGCTGCTGGAGACGGTGTGGGAGGTGTTGGAGCGGGCCGGAATCGTGCCCGAGACCCTGCGTGGTACGGAGACAGGGGTTTTCATCGGCGCGTCCTCGATCGATTACGGGCCCCGGCTGCATCAGCCGACACCGGAGTCGGCGGGATATCTGCTCACCGGCACCGCAGCCAGCGTGCTGTCCGGGCGGGTGGCGTATTCGCTGGGCTTGGAAGGCCCGGCCATCACGGTGGACACCGCGTGCTCGTCATCGCTTGTCGCACTGCACCTTGCGGCTCGGTCGCTGCGGTCGGGCGAATGCTCGCTCGCGGTTGCCGGTGGGGTGACGGTGCTTTCGACGCCGGGCATCTTCGCCGAGTTCTCCCGCCAGCAGGGCCTGTCCGCGGACGGGCGCTGCCGGGCCTTCTCTGCGGATGCAAACGGCACCGGTGCCGCGGAGGGCGTCGGCGTGCTGCTGGTGGAGCGGCTGTCGGACGCGCGGCGGCTCGGGCATCCGGTGCTCGCGGTGCTGCGCGGGTCGGCCGTCAATCAGGACGGCGCGAGCAACGGGTTGACCGCGCCGAACGGGCTGGCCCAGCGCCGGGTGATCGAACAGGCTTTGCGCTCGGCCGGATTGACGCCCGATGAGGTGGATGCGGTGGAGGCGCACGGCACCGGAACCCGATTGGGCGACCCGATCGAGGCACAGGCCGTGCTGGCCACCTACGGCCGGGACCGGGAACGGCCGCTGTGGCTCGGCTCGCTGAAATCGAATATCGGGCACGCGCAGGCCGCGGCGGGTGTCGGCGGCGTGATCAAGATGGTGCAGGCGCTGCGGCACGAACTGCTGCCGCGCACCCTGCACGTGAGCGAGCCGACGCCGCACGTGGATTGGGCGGCGGCGCCGGTGCGACTGCTGACCGAGCCGGTGCCGTGGCCGCGGGATACGCGGGTGCGCCGGGCCGCCGTCTCCTCGTTCGGGATTTCGGGGACCAATGCCCATGTGATCGTCGAGCAGGCGCCGGATCCGGTCGACGACGCGCCGCCGGAACGTGGACCGGTGGTGCCGCTGCCGCTGCTGCTTTCCGCGAAAACCGAACCGGCGCTGCGGGATCAGGCCCGGCGGCTGCATACGCTGCTGACCGAGCGGCCGGAGCTGGAACTCGCCGACGCCGCGACGACGCTGGCCACCGCGCGCACCCATTTCGCGCACCGGGCGGCGGTCACCGCGGCCGATCGGTCGGGCATGCTGGAAAGCCTTGCGGCACTTGCCGATAGCGGCACCGCCGCGCCGCGTGAAACCTCGGCCGCCGGTGTGACATTCCTGTTCGCGGGTCAGGGCACGCAGCGGCCCGGCATGGGCGCCGAACTGTACCAACAGTTCCCGGCCTTCGCCGAGGCATTCGACCGGGTATGCGCGGCATTCGCGCCGCATCTCACCAGACCATTGCCGGATATCGTTTTCGCGCGGCCGGATTCGCCGGAGGCCGAGCTGCTGCGCGATACCGCGTACGCGCAGCCCGCGCTGTTCGCCTACGAGGTCGCGCTGTATCGCCTCGTGCACTCGTGGGGGCTGCGCCCGGATACGGTGCTCGGCCATTCGCTGGGGGAGTTGGTCGCCGCGCATATCGCGGGCGTGCTCACCCTGGACGATGCCGCGACCCTGGTCGCGGCGCGCGGACGGCTGATGGGCTCGGTTTCCGAACCGGGCGCGATGGTTTCCGTCCATGCCGGGATCGGCGCGGTACAGCGGGTGCTGGCCGGTGCCGGGGACCGAGCCGGGATCGCGGCCGTCAACGGTGACCGGTCGATCGTCGTATCGGGCGCCGCCGATGTCGTCGGCGCCGTCGCGGACCGGCTCGCCGCACAGGGCGTCAAAACCACCGCGCTGGAGGTGCGTTCGGCCTTCCACTCGCCGCTGATGGATGCCGTCCGCGCCGAATTCGGCGGTATCGCCGCCGAATTGACCTACCACCAGCCCGAGCTGCGGATGATCTCCACGGTGACCGGGCGAGTGGTCGGCGGCACGGAACCGCTCGACGCCAGGTACTGGGTGCAGCAGCTGCGCGAACCGGTGCTGTTCGCGGCGGGTCTGCGCGCGGCCGAATCGGCAGGGGCGGGCAACTTCGTCGAAATCGGCCCGGATGGCACGCTTTCCGGTCTGGTGCGGGCCGCGGCGAACGGTTCGGTCTACACCCTCCCGAGCGGATCCGCCGGTTACCATCCGCCGCTCACCGCACACGGCGTGGTGCCGCTGCAACGGCGCGACCGGCCCGAGGCGCTGACCCTGATGGGCGCACTGGGCGCGGCCCATGTCGCGGGTATCGATATCGATTGGCCCAGGGTGGTCGCGCCGTGGGGCGGCCGACGAATCCCCTTGCCCACCTATGCCTTCCAACGTCGCAGGTACTGGCTGGCCCCCGCGACGGCGCCCGCGGTGCGCGGCCGGCTCGGCCATCCGATCCTGGGAGCGGGAGTTCCGGACGCCGATCGGACCGTTTGGTCGGGATCGATCGCGCTGGCCGAACATCCTTGGCTCGCCGCGCATGTGGTCGGCGGTCGGACGATCCTGCCCGCGCCGGTCCATCTCGAATTGGCGCATCGAGCCGCCGTCGAGGCCGGATACGCCGGTGTCGCCGAACTCACCGTCGAGCGACAGCTGCCGATACCGGCGACCGGCGGCGTCGATGTCCGGGTGGTGCTGGAGGCCGATTCGAATTCGCTTGTCGTCTACGGGAAGTCGGACGGGGACGCGGATTGGGTGCGGTACGCCGGTGGTGCGCCCGCTACCGAAGCGGCGGTGCCAGGGGAGAATTCCGAGCCGCAAACGATGGGTCCCGGACAGCAGGCGGTGTTCGAGGCGGAGACCGAACCGCCGACATACGCGCAGCCGCAGGCGATGCCGGAAACAAACCCTCAGCCGCGGTTGGGAGCAGAGCCGGAGACAGAGACCGCACCGGATCCGGAGACCACGTCCCCTCCGATCGACCGCGACGAGATCTACCGCAGGCTCGCGGAAGTCGGCCTGAATTATGGCCCGGAGTTGCGCGGCCTCACCGCGCTGCGGTTGCCGAACAGAACGAGCCGCGCCGCCAACGAGATTCGTGCGGAGGCCGAATTGCTTGCGCCACTGCCGACCGAGGCGCAGTCCTACGATCTGCATCCCGCGCTGCTCGACACCGTCATGCAGGCGATTGCCGTGGCCGCGGCGGTTGATGGCGGTCCGATGCGAATTCCCGTCGCATGGAAGGGATATCGCGTCTATCGGCCGGGCGTCTCCCATGTCGGCGTCCGCATTGTGCGGCGGGGCGATGACGACTACCGGGTGGAGTTGCGCGATCGGGCGGGCGCGCCGGTCGCCGCGATCGATTCCGTCACCGTACGGGCGACCGCGACGCCGAGCGAGCGTGCTGAGCTCCGAAGGTATTCCTGGACACCGGTTTTCGACGATGGATCGGTGCGCGATACGCCACGGGTCGCCGTGCTGACCAAGCGTGCGGGCGCCGCGGTCGACCGGCTCGGCGAATGCCTGCGCGCCGATATCCACGCCGATGTGATCGGCCTGCTGACCGCACTCGGTGCGGCGGGTCGCGGCACGCCGGAGTGCGTGGTGCTGCCCTATGCCGACGGCGACCTGCGCACCGTGCTGACCGAGGTACGCGAGCAGATCCAACAGGTCTGTGCCGCAACGGAATTGGCCCGCTGCCGGATAGTCGTCCTGACAAGGGGCGCGCTGTCCGTCGACGCGGAGCCACGGGCGGTCGACCCGGTGGCCCGGGCGGTCTGGGGTATGGTCCGAGCGCTGCGACCCGCTGCGGAGCAGCCGCTTTTCCTGATCGACGAGGACGGATCCGATGCCGCCGCGGCGGTTTTGGACCGCGCCCTGCTCGGCGACGAATCGCGGCTGGCCGTGCGCGGCGGCCGAATGTATCGTGCCGACCTGGTCGAGCAGTCGGCGCCCGCACTGGAACTGCCGCCGGATCCGTTCTGGCGCTTGAACTATGCGGCGGTCGGCGCACCGGACGACATCACCGTCGTCGTCGCACCCCGGTCGAATAGGCCGCTGGTTCGGCACGAAGTGCGGGTCGCGTTGCACACCGCCGGCGTGAATTTCCGTGACGTGCTGATGAATCTGGGTGTGGTCTCGCCGCGCGCGGGCACGCCGGAGGATTCGACCGTGCAGAACGCCGAGGGCGCGGGGGTGGTGCTCGAGGTCGGGCCCGGCGTCGACCGGCTGCGGCCCGGCGATCGGGTGATGGGTCTGTTCGACGAGATGAGCCCGGTCGCCATCGGCGATCACCGGCTGCTCGCGCGGGTGCCCGACGGTTGGTCGCTGGCCGACGCCGCCTCGGTGCCCGTCGCATTTCTCACGGCGTACTACGGACTTTCGCGGCTCGGGCAGGTGCGTCCCGGTGAGCGGGTGCTGATCCACACCGCGACCGGCGCGGTCGGGATGGCGGCCATCCAGGTGGCCAGGCAACTCGGCGCGGAGGTGTTCGCGACGGCAAGTCCCGGCAAATGGCCGACGCTGCGCGCGCTCGGCATACCCGACGATCACATCGCGTCGTCGCGCGATGCCTCGTTCGAGGAGCGATTCCGCGCGGATACGCCTGGACGGCCGGATATCGACGCGGTGCTGAACTCGCTGGCCGGACCGTTGACCGACGCGTCGCTGCGGCTGCTCACGCCGCCGCCGGGCGCGCGGGCCGGGCGGTTCCTCGATATGGGGAAGACCGATCCGCGCGATCCGGCCGCGGTGGCCGACGAATACTCGGGTGTCGCATACTCCCGCTTCGATATTCGCGATCCCGGACCCGACGGGGTGCGTGGTCTGCTCGACGAGTTGATCGAGCTGTTCGAGGCGGGCAGCCTGACCCCGATTCCGACAACGGTCAGCCATGTGACCGAGGCGCGGCAGGCCTTCCGCACCATGGCCGAGGCGCGGCATCTGGGCAAGGTGGTGTTGCGGCTCAGGGACTGGCCGACCGATCGCGCGGTGCTGCTCACGGGTGGGATGACGGCAGCGATCGCCCGGCACCTGGTCGGCGCGCACGGGGTGCGGTCGCTGGTATTCGTCGACGGACCGGGTCAACAATCCGATGCCGACCTGGTTCGGGAACTCGGCCAGCTCGGTGCGGAGATAGCAACGCGCACAGCCGATCTCGGTGACAGAACCGCGGTGGCCGCGCTGCTCGACGAACTGGACCGGTCCGGTATCCGGCTCGGCGCGATCGTGCACGCCGCCGTAACACCCACCGCACCAACGGATCTCGACAGGATCCTGGACGCGACGGCACATCCCGCCGCACATCTGCACGAGCTGACGAAGCAGCTGGACCTTTCGGCGTTCGTTCTCCTCGCCGAGCCCGCGGCCACGCCGGAGCACGCCGCGGCCAACGCATACCTCGACGGTCTGGCGGAGGCCAGGGCAGCCGCCGCGCTGCCCGGCCTCTCGATCACGGTGCGGCCCTTGGAGATCACGCCGCAGTGGTTGCGGCTGTTCGATCGAGCGGTCGCGCTCGGCTCGGGGACGGTGGTCGTCGCGTCGCCCGGCGACAGCCCGGCTCCCGCCGCGGTGCCGGAAACGGGTGCCGCGACCGCGAATCTGCTGCGCCTGATCTGCACCGCGACGGCGGAGGTGCTCGCGCTCGCACCCACCGAAGTCGTCGCACCGGATGCGCATTTCCGTGAGCTCGGGCTGACCTCGCTCGGTGCGATCGAACTGCGCGACCGGGTGTCGGAGGCGACCGGGGTGCCACTGCCGCCGACCCTGGTATTCGACTATCCGACACCGAACGATCTCGTGGAATACCTTGGCACACAATCATTTACGAGGGGAATCTGATGGCGGCCAATGCCTGGATCACCGTATTCCACGCCAAACCGGCGGCGGCCTACCGGGTGGTGTATTTCCCGCATGCCGGCGGTACGGCGGGCACCGCGCTGCCGCTCTCGGCGGCGGCCCCGCCGAGCGTCGAGGTGGTGGCCATCGAATATCCGGGCAGGCAGTGGCGGCGGTCCGAGCCGCCCGCCACCGATATCCGGCAGTTGGCTCACGGTGCGGCGCGGGCGCTGCTCGAACTCGGCGACCGGCCGACCGTGCTTTTCGGTCACAGCATGGGTGCGATCGTCGGCTTCGAGGTCGCCAGAATGCTTGCGGCCGAAGGCTCCGATGTCGTCGGCAGATTGTTCGCGTCGAGCAGCGGTCCGCCGTCGCGACCGCGCAGGCGCGCACCGGACGCGGGGATGAGCGATGCCGAACTCGTCGCCGAAATGCGTGAGCTGGGCGGCACGGACGAGACGCTGTTCGCCGATCGGGAGGCATTGCAACTCATGCTGCCCGCACTGCGCGACGACTACCGGGCGATGGCGTCCTATATCTGTCCGCCCGGCGAGATCGACGCGCCGGTCACCGTGTTGTTCGGCCGGGACGACCCGTCGATCAGCTACCGTTCGGCTCTCGAATGGCGTTGGCACACAAGGGGTTCGGTTGAAGTGCAGACCTTCCCGGGCGGCCACTTCTATCTGAACCGGTGCACGCGGGACGTGATCGAGACGATCCTGGCGCATTTCGAACTGCTGGCGAGCGCAGGGAAGCAGGAGCTGTCATGACGCTGACCGCCGACGGCGCGGCCGCGAAATCCGTTGGGCCGATTCTCGATCCGATCGCCGGGACCGCCTTCACCGGCAGCCTGGTGCACGCGACGTACACCAGGGGCGGTGGGTGGGGCGATCCGGTGCTCGCGCCGATCGGCGCGCTGGACATGCACCCCGCCATGCGCGGATTGCACTACGGCCACATCGTTTTCGAGGGTTTGAAGGCGCATCGCGGCGCCGACGGCTCGGTCGCCGTCTTCCGCCCCGACGCGCACGCGCGGCGCTTCCGGCGGTCGGCCCGCCGGATGGTGATGCCGGAGGTGCCGGAGGAGCTGTTCCGGGCCGCGGTGGACGAACTCGTCGCCGCCGATCATGCCGCGCTCTCCGACGATCCGCGGCACAGCATGTACCTGCGCCCGCTGCTGTTCGGATCGGACGCGAATCTGATGTTCCCACCCGCGGACGAATATCGCTTCCTGATGATGGCGATGATCATCGGCGACTATTTCGGCGATCATCCCGGTGCGATCGCGGTTTCGGTGTGTCGCGATCAGTGCCGCGCCGCGCCCGGCGGCACCGGGAATATCAAATGCCCTGGCAATTACGCGGTGGCGATCATGGCGCAGCAGCGGGCCGCCGCCGCGGGTTTTCAGGAGGTGGTCTGGCTCGATCCGGTCGAGCGCCGCTGGCTGGAGGAATTGAGCGGGATGAACCTGTTCCTGGTCCGGTCCGGGAACGGCGCGGTCGAGGTGGTGACGCCCGAACTCACCGACACCATCCTGGCGGGCGTCACCAGGGATTCGCTGCTCACCCTGGCCGCCGACGCCGGATACCGGGTGTGCGAGGAGCGGATCTCGATCGATCAGTGGCGCGACGGGTGTGTGTCCGGGGTGATCACCGAGGCGTTCGCGGCGGGGA
This region includes:
- a CDS encoding branched-chain amino acid aminotransferase yields the protein MTLTADGAAAKSVGPILDPIAGTAFTGSLVHATYTRGGGWGDPVLAPIGALDMHPAMRGLHYGHIVFEGLKAHRGADGSVAVFRPDAHARRFRRSARRMVMPEVPEELFRAAVDELVAADHAALSDDPRHSMYLRPLLFGSDANLMFPPADEYRFLMMAMIIGDYFGDHPGAIAVSVCRDQCRAAPGGTGNIKCPGNYAVAIMAQQRAAAAGFQEVVWLDPVERRWLEELSGMNLFLVRSGNGAVEVVTPELTDTILAGVTRDSLLTLAADAGYRVCEERISIDQWRDGCVSGVITEAFAAGTAAVVAPIGRVGDAAGDFTVGDGTAGPVALALRGALVDLHRGVAPGHADWRHVVSGCPSDARR
- a CDS encoding thioesterase II family protein, which gives rise to MAANAWITVFHAKPAAAYRVVYFPHAGGTAGTALPLSAAAPPSVEVVAIEYPGRQWRRSEPPATDIRQLAHGAARALLELGDRPTVLFGHSMGAIVGFEVARMLAAEGSDVVGRLFASSSGPPSRPRRRAPDAGMSDAELVAEMRELGGTDETLFADREALQLMLPALRDDYRAMASYICPPGEIDAPVTVLFGRDDPSISYRSALEWRWHTRGSVEVQTFPGGHFYLNRCTRDVIETILAHFELLASAGKQELS